In Capillimicrobium parvum, a genomic segment contains:
- a CDS encoding AMP-binding protein: MARAQGPIEQLIRTRVADHPDATWLKWKDEEFSWAQVLSHSQRAANGLLELGVRPGERVALMMANRPEFLWVHFGILLIGAHSVPVNISQRGRTLAYILADCDATAVVFQEDLREAVLGVRDEVPTLRHLVVADGPVGGGVDWDLERLLSADDREPDVDVEEGATGGVGMMYTSGTTGPPKGVVATNYDLTPLVKLLESSGVQAGETMYTGLPLFHGNALLASAIGSIFLDAKLALAPRFTASGLFDQCRRYDAVEFNALGGMISILLKQPPRPDDRDHPVRTVLSAGCPPDRWREFEERFGVKIIEWFGMVDAPGILLNDEGKVGSMGKSGISGVEFRVVGDDDQPLPPGQIGELVFRHPMGQLTHYHKLSEATEAAYRGGWFHSGDLAEVDDEGFFYYKGRKKESMRRLGENISAWEIETVLNAHPAVLDSAAHAVQSELGEDEVKVCIVVRPGEQPAPEQILDFCVDKMARHAIPRYVEFVDELPKTATERNQYATLKARGLTPETWDREQVGYQLKRPERTKA, encoded by the coding sequence ATGGCGCGCGCACAAGGTCCCATCGAGCAGCTCATCCGCACGCGGGTCGCAGACCATCCGGACGCCACGTGGCTGAAGTGGAAGGACGAGGAGTTCTCCTGGGCGCAGGTGCTCTCGCACAGCCAGCGCGCGGCCAACGGGCTCCTCGAGCTCGGCGTGCGCCCCGGAGAGCGGGTGGCGCTGATGATGGCCAACCGCCCCGAGTTCCTGTGGGTGCACTTCGGCATCCTGCTCATCGGCGCGCACTCCGTGCCGGTGAACATCTCCCAGCGCGGCAGGACGCTCGCCTACATCCTCGCCGACTGCGATGCGACCGCGGTCGTCTTCCAGGAGGACCTGCGCGAGGCGGTGCTCGGCGTGCGCGACGAGGTGCCGACGCTGCGCCATCTCGTCGTGGCCGACGGGCCGGTGGGCGGCGGCGTCGACTGGGACCTCGAGCGGCTGCTGTCGGCCGACGACCGCGAGCCGGACGTCGATGTCGAGGAGGGCGCCACCGGCGGCGTGGGGATGATGTACACCTCGGGCACGACGGGCCCGCCGAAGGGCGTCGTCGCCACGAACTACGACCTGACCCCGCTCGTCAAGCTGCTCGAGTCCTCGGGCGTCCAGGCCGGCGAGACGATGTACACCGGCCTGCCGCTGTTCCACGGCAACGCGCTGCTGGCGTCCGCGATCGGCTCGATCTTCCTCGACGCGAAGCTCGCCCTCGCCCCGCGCTTCACGGCGTCAGGACTCTTCGACCAGTGCCGCCGCTACGACGCGGTCGAGTTCAACGCGCTCGGCGGCATGATCTCGATCCTGCTCAAGCAGCCGCCGCGCCCCGACGACCGCGACCACCCGGTGCGCACCGTGCTGTCGGCCGGCTGCCCGCCGGACCGCTGGCGCGAGTTCGAGGAGCGCTTCGGCGTGAAGATCATCGAGTGGTTCGGCATGGTCGACGCGCCGGGCATCCTCCTCAACGACGAGGGCAAGGTCGGCTCGATGGGCAAGTCCGGCATCTCGGGCGTCGAGTTCCGCGTCGTCGGCGACGACGATCAGCCGCTGCCGCCGGGGCAGATCGGCGAGCTCGTCTTCCGCCACCCGATGGGCCAGCTGACCCACTACCACAAGCTCTCCGAGGCGACCGAGGCCGCCTACCGCGGCGGCTGGTTTCACTCCGGCGATCTCGCGGAGGTCGACGACGAGGGCTTCTTCTACTACAAGGGCCGCAAGAAGGAGTCGATGCGGCGGTTGGGCGAGAACATCTCCGCCTGGGAGATCGAGACGGTGCTCAACGCGCACCCCGCCGTGCTCGACAGCGCCGCCCACGCGGTCCAGTCGGAGCTCGGCGAGGACGAGGTGAAGGTCTGCATCGTCGTGCGGCCCGGCGAGCAGCCGGCGCCCGAGCAGATCCTCGACTTCTGCGTCGACAAGATGGCCCGGCACGCCATTCCGCGCTACGTCGAGTTCGTCGACGAGCTGCCGAAGACCGCGACGGAGCGCAACCAGTACGCCACACTGAAGGCACGCGGCCTCACGCCCGAGACGTGGGACCGCGAGCAGGTCGGATACCAGCTCAAGCGGCCGGAGAGGACGAAAGCATGA
- a CDS encoding thiolase family protein — MTDVEIIGASMTRFGKFPDSNIRTLAEEAVSGALADAGLTAQDVEMVFFANAVAGILTGQEMIRGQAALRHTGLLGLPMVNVENACASASTAFQLAVSAVASGSVEVAVAVGSEKLTHEDKAKSFAAIGTAVDLFEVDKLKAWTRTPQPVGAGSSGSPLPEEAEVEPEGNRSFFMDIYAANTRAYMERTGATREDFAQVAVKSHDHAALNPNAQYRTPVTVEEVLGSRMIADPLTLLMCSPIGDGAAAVVVCSAERAKRLENVDPVRVRSCILTSGTDRLLGELPSATRASQRAYEVAGIGPEEVDVIELHDAAAPAELMTYEEIGLCAPGDGPALLRSGETRLGGRRVVNPSGGLLSKGHPIGATGCGQLVELADQLRGRCGARQVEGARIALAENGGGFLGSDGAAMVVTVLSKD; from the coding sequence ATGACCGACGTCGAGATCATCGGCGCATCGATGACGCGCTTTGGCAAGTTCCCCGACAGCAACATCCGCACGCTCGCCGAGGAAGCCGTCAGCGGCGCCCTGGCCGACGCCGGCCTGACCGCCCAGGACGTCGAGATGGTGTTCTTCGCCAATGCCGTCGCGGGCATCCTCACGGGCCAGGAGATGATCCGCGGGCAGGCCGCGCTGCGTCACACCGGCCTGCTGGGGCTGCCGATGGTCAACGTGGAGAACGCGTGCGCGTCGGCGTCCACCGCGTTCCAGCTCGCGGTCAGCGCGGTGGCCTCCGGGTCGGTCGAGGTGGCCGTCGCGGTCGGCTCCGAGAAGCTGACGCACGAGGACAAGGCGAAGTCGTTCGCGGCGATCGGCACGGCGGTGGACCTGTTCGAGGTCGACAAGCTGAAGGCGTGGACGCGCACGCCGCAGCCCGTGGGCGCGGGCTCGTCGGGCTCGCCGCTGCCCGAGGAGGCCGAGGTCGAGCCCGAGGGCAACCGCTCGTTCTTCATGGACATCTACGCGGCGAACACGCGCGCGTACATGGAGCGGACGGGGGCGACCCGCGAGGACTTCGCCCAGGTCGCGGTCAAGAGCCACGACCACGCGGCGCTGAACCCCAACGCGCAGTACCGCACCCCCGTGACGGTCGAGGAGGTGCTGGGCAGCCGCATGATCGCCGACCCGCTGACGCTGCTGATGTGCTCGCCGATCGGCGACGGCGCCGCCGCCGTGGTGGTGTGCTCGGCCGAGCGTGCGAAGCGCCTCGAGAACGTCGACCCGGTGCGGGTGCGGTCGTGCATCCTGACGTCGGGCACCGACCGTCTTCTCGGCGAGCTGCCGAGCGCGACCCGTGCGTCGCAGCGGGCCTACGAGGTCGCCGGCATCGGCCCGGAGGAGGTCGACGTCATCGAGCTGCACGACGCCGCCGCGCCCGCCGAGCTGATGACCTACGAGGAGATCGGCCTGTGCGCCCCGGGCGACGGGCCGGCGCTCCTGCGCTCGGGCGAGACGCGGCTCGGCGGCAGGCGCGTGGTGAACCCGAGCGGCGGGCTGCTGTCCAAGGGGCACCCCATCGGCGCGACGGGTTGCGGGCAGCTCGTCGAGCTGGCCGATCAGCTGCGGGGGCGCTGCGGCGCGCGCCAGGTGGAGGGCGCGCGGATCGCCCTGGCCGAGAACGGCGGCGGCTTCCTCGGAAGCGACGGCGCGGCCATGGTCGTCACGGTGCTGTCGAAGGACTAG